The Priestia megaterium NBRC 15308 = ATCC 14581 region ACCGTCCGCTTATCTTGTTAGAGAGGAACAGTGGACGGTTTTATTTATATAAAAAGAAGGCTACATTATATAGGAACAAGGATTTAAAAATAAGATGTAATTTACAGTGTAATTTTGTTTTATGGTATAATAAAACGGTTATGTTATCTTTATTACATATATAGAGGAAGTGAGAAGATGCCTATTGGAGACCTGCCAATCCTCTCATATTTAGGAAAAATTGTTGATGTTCTCCTGGTATGGTTCGTCATATATAAATTAATTATGGTCATAAGAGGTACAAAAGCAGTACAGCTTTTAAAAGGGATCACAGTGATTTTAGTTGTTCGCTTTATAAGTAACTTCCTTGGACTAAATACGCTGCAATGGTTAATGGACCAAGCGTTAACGTATGGGTTTTTAGCTATCATTATTATCTTCCAGCCAGAGCTGCGCCGAGCGCTTGAACAACTTGGGAGAGGACGTTTGTTTTCACGCAGTAATTTGCCTGAAGAAGATGAACGTACCGTTACGATTGAGGCGATTATAAAAGCAACGCATTATATGGCTAAAAGACGCATAGGTGCATTGATCTCAATCGAAAGAGAGACGGGTATGGGTGATTATATT contains the following coding sequences:
- the cdaA gene encoding diadenylate cyclase CdaA, with amino-acid sequence MPIGDLPILSYLGKIVDVLLVWFVIYKLIMVIRGTKAVQLLKGITVILVVRFISNFLGLNTLQWLMDQALTYGFLAIIIIFQPELRRALEQLGRGRLFSRSNLPEEDERTVTIEAIIKATHYMAKRRIGALISIERETGMGDYIETGIPLNSNISSELLINLFIPNTPLHDGAVILQRDQVAAAACYLPLSESPFISKELGTRHRAAVGISEVTDSVTVIVSEETGGISVTKNGELYRELTIDTLREMLEKELVTTSKATSSTRWQWRLKKNG